The Chitinophaga niabensis genome segment TTGTTTTGAACTATTATTACTAATCTCTATGCTGATATCATAATGGCGTTGCAATACTGCCGCTACTTCTGCCAGCGGCATATGGAAGAAGTTAAGCTCTCCTTTCACCCATGCTTCCGGCTCCTTCTGAAACTCAGCATGGCTGAGCTTTCCCTGCTGTTTATCAAACACACCCGCCTCTCCTTTTTCCAGTATTATTTTTTCTGTGGCTTTGCTCATTTCCACTTTTCCGCTGATCACGCCTACACTGATCTTTCCATCTTTCGGATAAGCCTGGATATTAAAACTCGTACCCAGTACCCGCGTACGTACTTCTCCGCTGGTGATCACAAAAGGCAATTCGCTGCTGGCCTTTACGTCAAAGAAAGCTTCTCCTTCCAGGATCACTTCCCGTGTTTCCCAGTCTGCCATATATTGCAGTTTACTTGCAGCATTCAGCACCACAACAGAACCATCAGGCAGTTCTATCCTTTTAGTACCTGCGAGGCTCTCTATGGTTTCCATTTGCCCGGGCCTGCTCATCAATATGTATATCAATGCGGCACCCAATACCACTACGGCAATGGCTGCTACGCGTAAGATCATCATACGCAAGGGCTGCCGGCGGGCCGGTATTTCAATTGACTGGCGAACATCCTTGTACAGCGCATCCAGGTAAGCCTGCTGCGCCGTAGCCGTCATATTATGCCATTCACCCTGGTTTGTATTCCTGCTGTTTAACCAGTGCAGCACCTGCTCTTCCTCTTCAGGAGTACAGGTGCCGGCCTGGTATTTGTCCAGCAGTTTGCTGAGTTGCTCTTGATCCATCGTTGGACTTTACATCTATATTGTCGAATGAAAAAATACGGTGGTACTATAAGGGGCAAAAATATTTTCAGAGAAAGAAAAAGAACATCCGCTTCAGGGAAAAGCGCAATTGCTTCAATACCATAGTGAGCTGATTCTTTACGGTTTGATTAGAGATATTCAGGGTGCTGGCAATCTCATTCACACTCATGTGCTGCTGCCTGCTGAGGCGGTAAATTTCACGGGCACGGGGAGGTAAACGGTTTAGCTCTGCTGAAACCGCATTGTCGAGGTCTTTATAGATCAGGGTATTACCAGTACTGTTATCTACATCATTATCCGATGCTTCCACTGCTGCCAGGTAGTTTTCGTGCAACATATGGCGGCGTAAGTGATCGATCACGCGGAAGCGTACGGCTTTCATCAGGTAAGCACGAAGGGATTGTTCAATGTGAAGCTGCGCACGTTTTCCCCAGAGTTCTACCAGCAGATCGTGAATGATGTCTCTTGCCTCTTCCAGGGAAACCATTTTCCCGGCAGCAACATCCATCATTTCCTTTGCATACTGATGGTATAACCATTCAAACGCAAGGAGATCACCTTCCCTGAAACGGCGCACCCATTCGGCTTCTTCTATGTTGGTCATTCCGCTCATGAATTGTTAAAATACCCAAAAATAACTAAGAATCAAATTAACAGTTAGCCGCGACCCTTTAGTTTATTGTTAAGAAAAAGGCCCGATGGATCACCGGGCCTTTTCTTTATTTTTTACTGCGTTGTGCTATGAAGTATAATGGTATGCCTAACAGGATGATACCCAATCCCGGAATGGCGTAATTAGGCTCGTATATCAGGAGTAAAATTGCCAGTGACAATGCAACCAGGATATACAATGCCGGTAATACAGGATACCCGAAAGCTTTGTAGCTGCGGGGAATATCCGGCCGTGTTTTACGCAGGATGAAGATCCCCAGGATAGTGATCACATAGAATACCAGTACGCCGAATATCACCATGGCCAGCAGATCGTTATACTTACCGCTGAGGCAAAGCACACAGGTCCAGGCACATTGGATCCAAAGGCCGAAACCCGGTACATCATCCTTATTCAGTTCACCGGCCTGTTTGAAGAACAGCCCATCTTTTGCCATGGTATAATAGATCCGCGCGCCGGATAAGATCAACCCATTGTTACAACCGAAAGTGGAAATGATGATCATTACTGCAATGGTTGCAGCACCCACCCCTGCTCCGAAGATGCGTTCTGCTGCTGCCACGCCCACCCTGTCTGAAGGCGCAAAGGCGATCTCGTTGAAAGGCAGTACGGCGAGGTACATGAAGTTAGCGGCTACATAAATAATGGTTACAATAAAAGTACCCAGGAACAATGCCCTGCCAATGTTCTTCTGCGGATTTTTGATCTCTCCCGCAATGAAGGTTACGTTATTCCAGGCATCGCTGGAGAACAGGGTACCTTTCATGGAAACCGCTACCGCACCAAAGAAAGCCATAGTAGTTAAACCGGTGGTCACCAGCTGGCCATCCGCCATGCTGAGGCTGTTCAGCTCCCAGGCATTTGCCCAGTTGGCATTCCATATCTCTGCTTTGGCCCCGATGATCAATCCGAAGATGATCAATCCAAAAAGAGAGAACAGTTTGGTAAAAGTGAAAACGGTTTGAATGATCTTACCATTCTTCACCCCTTTTGTATTAATAAAGGTGAGCAGGATAACAGAAAGCATGGCCACCAGCTGTGCCACAGACACATGAAAGCTGCCTATTTCAAAGAGGTAATTCTTCTCCCCCAGTTCCGGTGCCAGGTAACCTACATATTTGGCAAAAGCCATGGCCACGGCAGCAATGGTACCCGTTTGTATCACGCCGAACTGCGTCCATCCAAAGAGGAAGGCGATAAATGGATTGTATGCTTCCCGCAGGTACACATATTGCCCCCCTGCCTTTGGGAACATGCCGGACAGTTCACCATAACTGAGTGCGGCAATCAGTGTTACCACACCCGCCAATACCCACATGGCCATCATCCACCCGGAAGAGCCCATGGAGCGTGCTACCTCCGCGGATACAATAAAAATACCGGATCCTATCATGGAACCGGCTACGATCATGGTGGCATCCACCAGACTTAGACTTGGTTTGAAAGAGTTTTCCTGGTTGATTGACATGTGAGGTTGATAAGGTGGTTTATAAAAAAATCCCGGTGTAATATACCGGGATTAAATTTAATATATTTCAGGATTACATCCTGCGACTTATTTTTTAGCTGCTGCGTTCAACTCCTTGATCACCTCGTTGGTAACATTGTAAGCCTCATCCTTGTACAGGATATTGGTGGCCCCGCTGCGATAAGAGAAGATGAAAGCATAACGATTGTCTGCATTGAACTTCTTCACGCTTTCGTCCAGGCGTTTTTGCAGGTCTTCATTGAACTGTGCTTCTTTGGTTTGTAGTTGTGCGTACAGGTTCTGGCGGTTTTGTTCATGCTGCTGTGCTTTCTTCTGAAGGCCCATTTGCGCAGCCTCACCTTCTGCCTGCGTCATAGTAGGCGCTCTTTGCTGCAATACCTGTAATTCGTTCTGTAATTGTCTTTCGCGGGCACCAATCTCATTCTGGGCTTGCTCTTTTTCTTTTTCCAGTGCCGCCTTTTTTTCTTTAAAGTAGTCGTAGTGTGCTTCCAGGGAATCAATATCTACATACGCCAGCTTTAGAACTGCGCCTGAGGCGGGTTGTTGTACAGAAGAATTATTAGCTGA includes the following:
- a CDS encoding FecR family protein, with amino-acid sequence MDQEQLSKLLDKYQAGTCTPEEEEQVLHWLNSRNTNQGEWHNMTATAQQAYLDALYKDVRQSIEIPARRQPLRMMILRVAAIAVVVLGAALIYILMSRPGQMETIESLAGTKRIELPDGSVVVLNAASKLQYMADWETREVILEGEAFFDVKASSELPFVITSGEVRTRVLGTSFNIQAYPKDGKISVGVISGKVEMSKATEKIILEKGEAGVFDKQQGKLSHAEFQKEPEAWVKGELNFFHMPLAEVAAVLQRHYDISIEISNNSSKQCEITGKFHVNQTIDEVLQLICKTIDATYEADGKRVIIHAENGCHH
- a CDS encoding APC family permease — its product is MSINQENSFKPSLSLVDATMIVAGSMIGSGIFIVSAEVARSMGSSGWMMAMWVLAGVVTLIAALSYGELSGMFPKAGGQYVYLREAYNPFIAFLFGWTQFGVIQTGTIAAVAMAFAKYVGYLAPELGEKNYLFEIGSFHVSVAQLVAMLSVILLTFINTKGVKNGKIIQTVFTFTKLFSLFGLIIFGLIIGAKAEIWNANWANAWELNSLSMADGQLVTTGLTTMAFFGAVAVSMKGTLFSSDAWNNVTFIAGEIKNPQKNIGRALFLGTFIVTIIYVAANFMYLAVLPFNEIAFAPSDRVGVAAAERIFGAGVGAATIAVMIIISTFGCNNGLILSGARIYYTMAKDGLFFKQAGELNKDDVPGFGLWIQCAWTCVLCLSGKYNDLLAMVIFGVLVFYVITILGIFILRKTRPDIPRSYKAFGYPVLPALYILVALSLAILLLIYEPNYAIPGLGIILLGIPLYFIAQRSKK
- a CDS encoding RNA polymerase sigma factor; translation: MTNIEEAEWVRRFREGDLLAFEWLYHQYAKEMMDVAAGKMVSLEEARDIIHDLLVELWGKRAQLHIEQSLRAYLMKAVRFRVIDHLRRHMLHENYLAAVEASDNDVDNSTGNTLIYKDLDNAVSAELNRLPPRAREIYRLSRQQHMSVNEIASTLNISNQTVKNQLTMVLKQLRFSLKRMFFFFL
- a CDS encoding OmpH family outer membrane protein produces the protein MYTRQLFVKNGLFLAAVAGVFASCQQANQKNAASANNSSVQQPASGAVLKLAYVDIDSLEAHYDYFKEKKAALEKEKEQAQNEIGARERQLQNELQVLQQRAPTMTQAEGEAAQMGLQKKAQQHEQNRQNLYAQLQTKEAQFNEDLQKRLDESVKKFNADNRYAFIFSYRSGATNILYKDEAYNVTNEVIKELNAAAKK